GGCGAGGCTTTGAGCGCGGGGTTCCATCCAAAACCTCTCCCAACCCCCGGATTCTTCGGGAATCCTTCGCCAACACTCACAAATCCCCATTGCTGCCGCTCTCCCAACCCAGGGGAACCTGCCATGTCCAACCTCCCGCCTCTGGCAGCCGACAGGAATTGCTTCTACATCCTGACCGAGGACTGTGCCTATGGAAACAAGTACTTCCAAGCCGGGAACCTGTGCTTCTGCAGCGAGAGGAGCTACCTGCGGAATTTTTCCGAGGATGGGCCCCCGGCTTGCTTCCTGAAGGTCGTCATGCTGGACGACAGCTCCACGGTCACCATCAACGTGGGAATCCTGCAGCCCGTGCGCCAGGAAGCCGCCGGATTCCTGCTGGCCATCGGGAGCCACAGCGAGCGcctggattttttcctggagaGGCAGAACCTGGAGGGAGCTCTCCGAGCCGTGCCGGGTCAAAATGTGATGGTGGAGGTGGAGAGGGAATTTTTCCCAGGAGTCGTGCGCTACATTGGGAGCATCTACAAGCCCAGCTTGGCTGTGCTGACCCcggtgttttttggggtggagTTGCAGGTAAGGGTGGGGGCAAAGCAGAGGATTCCTCGTTTTTTCCATgaaatttttctctgtgtgtgacaTCCTGGTGTGCTTtcagggagagggggaaaacaGAGGGAGAAGCGACGGATCCTACCACGGCACCGAGTACTTCAAGTGCAAGAGGAACTGTGGGATCTTCCTGCCCTTCAGCAAAATCCAGTTTATTCCCACATCAGGCAACGATTATGGGAAGCAGAAGCTGGGAAAAGAGGACACGGAGGAGGTGGTTCCTGTGAAAGTGGGAGATGCTGTGAGCTTCCTCGTGGATGACATCCCCACCAAAGGAATTGCCATGGCAGTTTACAGGGAAGGGAGCAAATGGTTTGTGAAGGTTTGCCCGGTAAGAGCAGCTTTTccatgttgttttttttttttttgggattttaaaggaaaaaaatcacattatgGTTGGATGTGCGAGAGAAATAGAAGGAATATCCAAAAGGGATGTGAGGTTCTGTGTAAACTTtgttaaaaaaatcctttataTTCCAGTGTTTAGCTGATGGGTTTTTCCCTAGCTGATGGATTTTTCACTCTTTccaggaagaagaaggaacGACTGACATTTTCAGGGAAATCCCCATGGAATCTGTTGTGAAGGAGAGCTTGCAAAGTAGGTGATCTTTGGATGTGTCTCTGCTGATCCCATTCTGGGGGAATTTGGAATTTATTCCTTCTCTGCGGGGTACCGAGGAGCTGAAATCCCAATAAAACCTACAGCTTGTCTTAATGGACCGGGATTTATGGAAAAATCTCACATTCCACACAAAGCTAAAGCTGAATCCCATTTGTCAGGAAGGAGAGGCTGATGGCAGCACAGAATTCCCTCAGGGAAGAGGCACCACTGGTTAAAAAGTCTTTAATTCAGCTGTAAAAGATGGAGCAGGAGCTTCATCCTGGTGGGAAAGGCTCAGTTGGAGCAGCAATGGTGGGAATTGTTGGACAAGACAAGGAATTAGTagaaaaaattaggaaataagCCCCCTGCCGCCATTCCAGTagcctgggaagggctggattAGCTCCAGGGTCAGCCAGAGGTTGGAATGTGAAGCTTTGAGCAGGGAAACAAGGAGCCAGGATCAttccctctcatcctgtcaGACCAGCTTGGACACACTGGGAATTACACCTTGTGTCCCTGGTGCTCAGCTTCCTGCTTGTGTGTGTAACCTGGAATTTCCAAAATAGACCCGGAATTAGACCCAGAGCATCcaattcccagctctcctgatGTTTTGTGTTGCCCATCAGGTTTTTTCCCAGTGTTCAACTCCGACGTGGGCTTTGGAAAACCAAACCCAATGAAAGGAGAAATCAGCGAGAGCGGCGAGGAAGGGGAAGGTGGGAATTCACCCCTGGAAGTGAATTCCATGGTCCAGATTACCTTGGACAAGGGGAATCAAGTTTCAGGAATCATCCGCTGGTTGGGCTACCTGCCCcaaatcaaggaaaaaatggCTGGAGTTGAACTGGTGAGGCTGGAAATCTGGGAAAGGACCTGGGAATGCTGTGCTTGAATATGGagggtggaattttgggatcacCAGGTAAAGGATGTTGAGGGGctggaatggagctgggaagggtctggagcaccaggagcagctgggagggCTCATCCTGGAGAAATGGAGGCTCAGGGAGAACCTTCTGGATCCCTGCAATTCCGTAACAGGAGGGTGGGACCAAGTGGGAAttggctctgctcccagggaacaagggacagAACAACAGGACACAGcctcaggctgctccagtgggagtttaggttggatattgggaaaattcCTTCATGGATGGGGTTGTCCAGCCCTagcacagctgcccagagcaggagtgaggtccccatccctgtggggaCACGATCAAATGGTGGCCTCAGCAGCATTGCAGAGCTAGACTGTATCACAGACCTCTTTTCCACCCATAATTCCATAAATCCTGCTGTTTTCCCAGGATGAAGACAAGGGGGTGACGGCTGGAGAGTGGCTGGGCAGGTCCTACTTCCACTGCGCCCCCAAGCGCGGCCTCTTCGTGAGGCTGAACTCCTGCCAGCCCGACGTGCGCTTCCAGAGCTTCCCCAGCTCCGAGCTGTCCCTGGGGGATTTCAGTGAGTCCTCTGGGAAGCAGGAAAACAGGGCTGAGATGGGGaagtattggaatatgaatcccaatattaccagttagattgtgcctgggccagtctgaccctcgctgctgggccaaaggcggcagctgtggtATATCACCCCAGAGAGGCCAAAGGCGGcactgtggtgtatcaccccagagaggCCAAAGGCGGCACTGTGGTATATCACCCCAGAgaggccaaaggcagcagctgtggtgtatcaccccagagaggCCAAAGGTGGcactgtggtgtatcaccccagagagggcaaaggcggcagctgtggtgtatcaccccagagaggccaaaggcagcagctgtggtgtatcaccccagagacacctttagcttgctggtggttgcagccAGGctctaaacaagtccaggcttgttaggaactccgtttacctcaggaagaaggcttcaggcgaaggtgaagagaaaaaaggagaggattctgctggagggtttaatatccagaggtttattccatggttacagaggtctgaatcttagGAACAGCTCCAAGAGAATCCCGAGCGCATGGCCGGACTCACATTTTAAGCTCtggggggcagggggaggggaggggagaggtgagccaccaaccaggtgggaggggcggggtctcaggGGAGAATGACAGCtggacaggccaatgacccccaggcctgaggggcatcctttgaacttgaccaaccacaccacggcttgttggaatgttaaacctgattgacaggactcactcagcaagggggtgAGGGGGGGAGGGGAACAGGGTATTggtacacctggggaagggacctgaaagtttaaaacacaTTGCAACAGAGAAGGATGTGGAAAAAACCCCGTGGGCAGCGTTTCTTGCCTTCCTTCGAGTGTTGTTTTTTGGTGTTTACCCACATCTCTGGCTGGATTAACAGCTGGACTCAATCCTaggggtcttttccaacctaaatgggAATATCCCTCAAGTCCGAAAGATTGTGATTTATGAAAAGCTGGATTAAGAAGCTTTGAGAGTTTTAGGCTCTCCCCAGACTTTTTAGGTTTCAAGGAAGGGCAGAGTTGACCCAGATGAGAAGGTGCAGGCAATTCCTTTTCTTGCAGGAGGACAAGAAGCTCTTCCAGAGGGTGCAGAGAGTTTTCCTCCCCTCAGGAATGAGGCAGCAGTCCGTGTTCTCCAAGGGCGGATGAAGGGCATCCAAGGCCATTGTAATTCCTGCTACATGGATGCAGCTCTCTTCAGGTAAGGACCTGCTTGGGTGGTGCAGGCTCCTTAAATGAATGGCTTTTTAATTAAGCTGAGCCCCAAATTGCAGCACTTCCCTGGATTTCCAAGGTGGCTGGAAGTTTACCTGTTGTAGAGCAAGGTGCAACTGTGTGGAGGTACAACCTCCATGGTGCTTTTGGATCTCCTTCCCAAATCCAGCAGGATTTTCAGCCCTGAAGACCCCCCTGTTCCCCTGTGTCTGTCATTCAGGGTGCTGAGAGCTCGTAGTTTTCCGGATTTGGACTGTGCTGACTCTGTCCCTGGAAGTTCTGGCTGGAATCATTCCAAAGAACCCACCCAGGAGGTCCCAACTTCCCTGCTTGGAGAGGAAAAACACTCAGTGGTGCCCTTCCCTGAGCAGTTTTGGCTGCAAAGTAGGAATTTCCTTCTCCCTGAGCTGTTCCCTTGCTTTATCCCAGTGTTCATTGTTCCAGCTGTGCCTCACCGTGCAGATGTGTTTCCCTCACCTCCCTGTAATTCCATGCATGGATTGTTGGACATCAAAGCCATTGACTGTCACCAGCCACCACATTTTTGGTTTCCAGCTGTTGCTTCCAAACCCTCAAACTTAAAAATGACATCCCACTCTTCCCACAGCCTCTTCTCCTGTACCTCCGTGCTGGACTCCATGCTCTTCATGCCCTTCCCACTGTGTGACAGGAATGTCCAAGGAATTCTGCGGGATGAGATCGTCAATCCCCTCCGTAGGTGAGTTTAGGGAATTATGGAATTTGTCCCATTTTTCCtcattccttccctgctgccctAAAGGTGGGACCTGGCACCGAGGAAAACCTGGCAGCCACATCCAAAGGTGttcaggacaaggaggaatggtTTTAAACCGACAGAGcatggattgggatgggatattgggaaggaattttccatgtgagggtgctgagggggtggaatggaattcccagtgggtgccccatccttggaagtgtcccaagccaggttggatgtggcttggagcaacctggtcttgttggtggcatccctgcccatggaagcgGGGGTGACCTGGATGAAGTTGAAGATCCCTTCCAAGCCCAGCCATTCCATGGTTTCCCTCACCTGCAGCTGGTTGTTGTTCCCAGGAGTGGCTTTGTCAGGGCCAGCAGTGTGATGCACCTCCGGGAGCAGCTCACGGACAAGGGCCAGTGCTCCAGCTTCACCAACGCTGAGAAAGGTGAGGAGCTCCCTGGGGCCCTTCCCCAGCGGCTTCCCTGCGTTTTTCCTCCTCCGGGAGCCAGCTGGCAACTTCCCTTTGTGCCAGGAATGTGCTTTAATTAGGTGCTGGTGTTAATTGGTGTAGAAATTCACTTGTAGAattctttcagtttttaaatCTCTCTGTACCCTTAGAGCCCcatccagtgcctaaaggggatccaggaaagctggagagggatttgggacaaaatatggagggacagcacacagggaatggcttcccactgccagaggggaGGGAtagatgggatactgggaaggaattcctccttgtgagggtgatgaggagctggaatggaattcccagagaagctgtggctgccccatccctggaattgtccaagtccaggttggatgaggcttggagcaacctggcacagtggaaggtgtccctgcccatggcaatgCCTGTAATTccatgatcttgaaggtcctttcccacccaaaccatcctggaattccatggaagTGCAGTCTCTGAAGGCTGCTAGGCATTTTCCATGTtccctttgggatttttgcctTAACCATCTGCTCTCAGCCTTTATCCCTAACCTGAAGAGAAAATTCCAGGCCCCAGGAATGCTGGCTCATGTTTACCTGGCAGCTCTTGGATGCAGTGGGACAAGGCAGTTCCTGGCGTGGTCTGATCCATCCTCTCCTCTCACTTTCCAGATCCTGAGGAGTTCCTCAATCTCATAATGCAGCAGATCCTGGGAATTGAGCCACTACTGAAACTCCAGTAAGAGTCCACAGCTGAGGGATACAATTCCCAGGACCAGGCTCATTAATTTTCCACCTCAGAGTCCCTGGGCAGATGGGGGTCATTTATCCCTTTCCACCAAAGTTTTTTGGAATCACAGCTCTGAGTTTTTCTCAGCTCCTTAGGAACAGACTCTGATCCTGCTTGTTGTGATTTTCCCATCTGGACAAAGGCACTTCTGAGCCCTCCCTGGAGGGTGCTGCCTTCAGAAAATCAGGATAAAAACCTTGTGCCATCCTCAGGGAGGGCCAGAAGGGGTTTGAGAAAGGTGATGTCCCACTTTGGGGCAGATCCAGCAGTTATCCAACAGCCTTTGGATGAATTTGGGATGAGTCCAGGCTGCCAAGCTGGCTCAGCTCCCACAGCCTCTCCAAACAGGCAGCCCATGGATGCACTCCCAGTTTTTTGGGGACTCTACAAAGAggatgagaggctggaggaAGCCAAAAATAACTGTGCtgtttggtgagcacagaaggGGAATTGTTGGATTTCTGTGCTTCCTTTGTGGAGCCGCCGCTGGAGCCGTGGATCGTGGagtgc
This genomic window from Zonotrichia albicollis isolate bZonAlb1 chromosome 1, bZonAlb1.hap1, whole genome shotgun sequence contains:
- the LOC102070981 gene encoding ubiquitin carboxyl-terminal hydrolase CYLD, producing the protein MSNLPPLAADRNCFYILTEDCAYGNKYFQAGNLCFCSERSYLRNFSEDGPPACFLKVVMLDDSSTVTINVGILQPVRQEAAGFLLAIGSHSERLDFFLERQNLEGALRAVPGQNVMVEVEREFFPGVVRYIGSIYKPSLAVLTPVFFGVELQGEGENRGRSDGSYHGTEYFKCKRNCGIFLPFSKIQFIPTSGNDYGKQKLGKEDTEEVVPVKVGDAVSFLVDDIPTKGIAMAVYREGSKWFVKVCPEEEGTTDIFREIPMESVVKESLQSFFPVFNSDVGFGKPNPMKGEISESGEEGEGGNSPLEVNSMVQITLDKGNQVSGIIRWLGYLPQIKEKMAGVELDEDKGVTAGEWLGRSYFHCAPKRGLFVRLNSCQPDVRFQSFPSSELSLGDFRGQEALPEGAESFPPLRNEAAVRVLQGRMKGIQGHCNSCYMDAALFSLFSCTSVLDSMLFMPFPLCDRNVQGILRDEIVNPLRRSGFVRASSVMHLREQLTDKGQCSSFTNAEKDPEEFLNLIMQQILGIEPLLKLQSGGQEQECYCYQIFMDKQEDLVVPDVQQLVERSFLSSDLKLVEIPSCFIIQMPRFGKEYKMFSKIIPSLELDITDLLLDSPRECCLCGDVATLECPECFKDKVFAATGLKQFCSSCSKQVHSHRRRKAHKPRKLHIPEEFQSWSARGCQQVPREKLELFAVLCIETSHYVSFVKYGPGHEHWMFFDSMADRHGGENGFNIPTVTLCPEIAKYLDLPLAVLALEQPRDMDGVAKRLFCDAYMYLYQSRKMALYK